One Bacteroidota bacterium genomic window carries:
- a CDS encoding ATP-binding cassette domain-containing protein, with protein sequence EAGTHVSVVGVGGAGKSTLSRTLVRLHTPEGGHITFDGHDIRRLDLKAYRQDIGMALSADELFKGTLEDNITMGRPFTYPEMQQALYMADLEDDVLGLRDGLNAAVTSAGLEFAQGFVRRIMIARAIIGEPRVLILDEAFNGIEEPVRLKLMDRLYAHDAWTLITVTDDDPETVERADHVIVLDRGSVVWSGEPRALAREPDAFLCEHFPQLVASLRTSQPAPA encoded by the coding sequence CGGAGGCCGGCACGCACGTCAGTGTGGTGGGCGTCGGCGGGGCCGGGAAATCGACGCTCTCGCGCACGCTCGTCCGCCTCCACACGCCTGAGGGCGGCCACATCACGTTCGACGGCCACGACATCCGCCGCCTCGACCTGAAGGCCTACCGCCAGGACATCGGCATGGCGCTTTCCGCTGACGAGCTGTTCAAGGGCACGCTGGAGGACAACATCACGATGGGCCGCCCCTTCACCTATCCCGAGATGCAACAGGCCCTCTACATGGCTGATCTGGAGGACGATGTCCTGGGGCTGCGCGACGGCCTCAACGCGGCGGTCACCTCGGCGGGGCTAGAGTTCGCCCAGGGCTTCGTGCGCCGCATCATGATCGCCCGTGCCATCATCGGGGAGCCGCGCGTGCTCATCCTCGACGAGGCGTTCAACGGCATCGAGGAGCCGGTTAGGCTAAAGCTGATGGACCGCCTCTATGCCCACGACGCCTGGACGCTGATCACCGTCACCGACGACGACCCCGAGACGGTCGAGCGCGCCGACCATGTGATCGTGCTCGACCGCGGCTCGGTGGTTTGGTCCGGGGAGCCGCGCGCGCTCGCGCGCGAGCCCGACGCGTTCCTCTGCGAGCACTTCCCGCAGCTCGTCGCGTCCCTGCGCACCAGCCAGCCTGCTCCAGCCTGA
- a CDS encoding HlyD family efflux transporter periplasmic adaptor subunit, giving the protein MALRVMLGSFVTLALLAVALTVTPWQQTVSGSGAVTAFSPDARPQPVEAQISARIQRWYVDEGDAVATGDTIAVLADISTSFMDSRFVERIAASRTSELRVLQLETERARQTQSQAEQQLRAARARLENASLETATARERFRRAEALYADGLTSLRAFESEQLTLQKTRADSIAAAAEQEAARQEVQSARLDVDGKTNALDARRAELDLRLDNAQERRSAAVVRAPIDGIIARVSEAGPGQTVSEGDQLALVVPETDDQAAELFVSGMDAAIVEPGSRVQLQFAGFPALQYAGFPGVSIGIFTGTVRVVDPVDDGLGRYRLLVVPDTTGAHPPWPSRSYLRQGSSVTGWVMLSDVSLGYEIWRRMNGLPPEIPVRT; this is encoded by the coding sequence ATGGCACTCCGGGTCATGCTCGGGTCGTTCGTGACCCTGGCGCTGCTGGCCGTCGCCCTGACGGTGACGCCGTGGCAGCAGACCGTGTCGGGATCGGGGGCGGTGACGGCGTTCTCGCCGGACGCCCGCCCGCAGCCGGTCGAGGCGCAGATCTCCGCGCGCATCCAACGGTGGTACGTGGACGAGGGCGACGCCGTCGCGACCGGGGACACCATCGCGGTGCTTGCAGACATCAGCACGTCGTTTATGGACAGCCGCTTCGTGGAGCGCATCGCCGCGTCGCGGACCAGCGAGCTGCGCGTGCTCCAGCTGGAGACGGAGCGCGCGCGCCAGACGCAGTCCCAGGCCGAGCAGCAGCTGCGCGCTGCGCGCGCGCGCTTGGAGAACGCCTCGCTGGAGACGGCCACCGCCCGCGAGCGTTTCCGGCGCGCCGAAGCGCTCTACGCCGACGGGCTCACCTCACTGCGCGCGTTCGAAAGCGAGCAGCTCACCCTCCAGAAAACGCGTGCCGACTCCATCGCCGCCGCCGCCGAGCAGGAAGCCGCCCGGCAGGAGGTGCAGTCGGCCCGCCTCGACGTGGACGGCAAGACGAATGCGCTCGACGCCCGCCGCGCCGAGCTCGACCTGCGGCTCGACAACGCCCAGGAGCGGCGGTCGGCCGCCGTTGTCCGAGCGCCTATCGACGGCATCATTGCTCGTGTGAGTGAGGCTGGCCCCGGCCAGACGGTCTCCGAGGGCGACCAGCTCGCGCTCGTCGTACCCGAGACAGACGACCAGGCCGCCGAGTTGTTCGTGAGCGGCATGGACGCCGCCATCGTCGAGCCCGGGAGCCGCGTGCAGTTGCAGTTCGCGGGCTTCCCGGCGCTGCAGTACGCGGGCTTCCCCGGCGTCTCGATCGGCATCTTCACGGGTACGGTGCGCGTGGTCGACCCGGTAGACGACGGCCTGGGCCGCTACCGTCTCCTCGTGGTCCCTGACACGACGGGCGCGCATCCGCCGTGGCCGAGCCGGAGCTACCTCCGCCAGGGCTCCTCGGTCACGGGCTGGGTGATGCTGTCCGACGTCTCGCTCGGCTACGAGATCTGGCGCCGCATGAACGGCCTGCCGCCGGAGATTCCCGTCCGGACCTAG
- a CDS encoding TolC family protein, whose amino-acid sequence MIRRLCAVCLALCLFGTPSGLAQDETPAARCEPGRTCPVLTLEAFLGQVLRANPAARSLRLETDRALADLLDARGGFDPTLTSGYEYKTEDADDKLNVLRSGVALPLDLPMSPSLLVDYRRGLGSSIDPSVSTSPAGETRFGLSFSPLQGFGTNKRRAALEAARLGPRLAEAFEARGQNRLLLDAAQVFWAWAEAQEVLQVNRELLVLATERRDFVVRQARAGETAAVDSVEAELAVASREGKVAEARRKAEQASVKLAVFLWNEDGTPGTSRYSAPTLPTLRAEPDSAQAVATALAQRPELREVALAQRQAEVEQRLAREQLRPDLKLEAQVVSYDDNPLGVTDVKLGFRIDQPLLFRAGRSEAARAEIEIQALRFEQDLARRAIRADVDAVLVALRQSLRRVSAAERRVELAQRLQEAEQRRFELGESTLFLVNQREQAFAEAREERVAAQVDALQADATFRWATGTIGDGLSASGR is encoded by the coding sequence ATGATCCGACGCCTCTGCGCGGTGTGCCTCGCGCTCTGCCTGTTCGGTACGCCGTCGGGGCTGGCTCAGGACGAGACGCCCGCCGCGCGCTGCGAGCCCGGTCGCACCTGCCCGGTGCTCACGCTCGAGGCGTTCCTCGGCCAGGTGCTGCGGGCCAACCCGGCAGCACGGTCGCTGCGTCTGGAAACGGACCGGGCCCTCGCCGACCTGCTCGACGCGCGCGGCGGCTTCGACCCTACCCTCACCTCGGGCTACGAGTACAAGACCGAGGACGCCGACGACAAGCTGAACGTCCTGCGCAGCGGCGTCGCGCTCCCGTTGGACCTGCCGATGAGCCCGAGCCTGCTGGTCGACTACCGGCGCGGGCTGGGGTCGAGCATCGATCCGTCGGTGAGCACGTCGCCCGCCGGCGAGACGCGCTTCGGCCTCTCGTTCTCGCCGCTGCAGGGGTTCGGCACCAACAAGCGGCGAGCCGCGCTCGAAGCGGCTCGTCTCGGACCGCGCCTGGCCGAGGCGTTCGAGGCGCGCGGGCAGAACCGCCTGCTGCTGGACGCGGCCCAGGTCTTCTGGGCGTGGGCCGAGGCGCAGGAGGTCTTGCAGGTCAACCGAGAGTTGCTGGTGCTGGCCACCGAGCGTCGCGACTTCGTCGTGCGGCAGGCCCGCGCCGGGGAGACGGCTGCCGTGGACAGCGTGGAGGCCGAGCTCGCCGTGGCCAGCCGCGAGGGGAAAGTGGCCGAGGCGCGCCGCAAGGCCGAGCAGGCGAGCGTCAAGCTCGCCGTCTTCCTGTGGAACGAGGACGGCACGCCCGGGACGTCCCGCTACAGCGCACCCACCCTCCCGACGCTCCGCGCCGAGCCGGACTCGGCGCAGGCCGTGGCGACGGCACTGGCACAGCGCCCGGAACTGCGGGAGGTGGCGCTGGCGCAGCGGCAGGCGGAGGTGGAGCAGCGCCTCGCCCGCGAGCAGCTGCGCCCCGACCTCAAGCTGGAGGCGCAGGTCGTGTCCTACGACGACAACCCGCTCGGCGTGACCGACGTGAAGCTCGGCTTCCGCATCGACCAGCCGCTCCTCTTCCGTGCCGGGCGCAGCGAGGCGGCGCGGGCCGAGATCGAGATTCAGGCGCTGCGCTTCGAGCAGGACCTCGCCCGGCGCGCCATCCGCGCCGACGTGGACGCGGTGCTCGTCGCGCTGCGCCAGTCGTTGCGCCGCGTGTCGGCCGCCGAGCGCCGCGTCGAGCTAGCCCAGCGCCTGCAGGAGGCTGAGCAGCGGCGCTTCGAGCTCGGCGAGAGCACGCTCTTTCTGGTCAACCAGCGCGAGCAGGCGTTCGCCGAGGCCCGCGAGGAGCGCGTCGCGGCCCAGGTCGACGCGCTGCAGGCGGACGCTACCTTCCGGTGGGCCACCGGGACCATCGGCGATGGCCTGAGCGCTTCCGGCCGCTGA
- a CDS encoding methyltransferase domain-containing protein, with translation MSPDAFTTAYTLDYVTHHLPPQGQRLLEVGCGQGQLARALLDLGYDVVAVDEDHDAVASARQRGVTAHHAQWPDLNVSGFDAILFTRSLHHIHALRHALDRARSALNPGGSVMVEDFRYSDLDGRTIAWFAGTTRLLLATGVLDRRDEWLTSLSQAGDPVPVWRANHGHDLHTADEIDGVLGEVFEEVERVGCAYFFRYISRAVSTAAQRAKVGEAFAALEESLAHSNQIQPLGQRFLARSG, from the coding sequence ATGAGCCCAGACGCTTTCACCACTGCTTACACTCTCGACTACGTCACCCATCACCTCCCTCCGCAGGGGCAACGCCTCCTCGAAGTCGGGTGCGGGCAAGGCCAACTCGCCCGCGCCCTGCTCGACTTAGGGTATGACGTCGTCGCCGTCGATGAAGACCACGACGCCGTTGCATCGGCTCGGCAACGCGGGGTGACCGCCCACCACGCCCAGTGGCCCGACCTCAACGTGTCCGGCTTCGACGCCATCCTCTTCACGAGGTCGCTCCACCATATTCACGCCTTGCGCCACGCTCTTGATCGAGCCCGGTCCGCGCTGAATCCCGGGGGATCAGTCATGGTCGAGGACTTCCGATACAGTGACCTGGACGGGCGGACGATCGCCTGGTTTGCCGGAACGACGCGTCTGCTGCTGGCAACGGGCGTACTAGATCGGAGAGACGAGTGGCTCACGAGCCTGTCACAGGCCGGAGATCCGGTTCCGGTCTGGCGGGCCAATCATGGTCACGACCTCCACACGGCCGACGAGATCGACGGTGTACTCGGGGAGGTTTTCGAGGAGGTGGAGCGGGTAGGGTGTGCCTACTTTTTCCGCTACATCAGTCGAGCGGTCAGTACTGCGGCTCAGAGGGCGAAGGTAGGGGAGGCCTTCGCTGCGTTAGAAGAGTCGCTCGCGCACTCGAATCAGATCCAGCCGTTAGGTCAGCGTTTCCTGGCCCGTTCAGGCTAG
- a CDS encoding heparan-alpha-glucosaminide N-acetyltransferase domain-containing protein has protein sequence MAVEIAESQGRAPAMRRVRITSIDVMRGLVIVLMMVDHVRERFFYHIQIGDPVNLEIVNTSLFFTRLSAHLCAPVFVFLAGLGAWLYANPRSGVTRSPSYFLFTRGVFLLVLEVVLINQSWFWGFPPETIYLQVIWAIGISMIALSLLVRLPHWGIATLGLVIVFGHNALDPITVAPGDLGYSLWTILHDRGSLLSSDLISIWASYPVLPWIGVILCGYALGPLYGSTVTSADRKKRLVQIGGACLAILALLRGLNVYAEPQPWTAGATPLDTLMSMLNYTKYPPSLAFLLLALGVALLLMAWLDTTDNPATRILQTFGQAPMFIYALHLYVLLICYKIVLVTIGPNAGDLYHIDYVWQIWLLSALLAFALYFPTRAFGRYKRRTDKTWVRYF, from the coding sequence GTGGCAGTTGAGATCGCGGAATCGCAGGGCCGTGCGCCAGCCATGCGGCGCGTACGCATCACATCTATCGACGTCATGCGGGGTCTCGTCATCGTCCTGATGATGGTCGACCACGTTCGTGAGCGTTTCTTTTATCACATCCAGATCGGCGACCCGGTCAACCTGGAGATCGTCAACACGAGTCTGTTCTTCACGCGCCTATCAGCGCATCTCTGTGCGCCGGTCTTCGTGTTCCTCGCCGGGTTGGGCGCGTGGCTGTACGCGAACCCTAGGTCCGGCGTGACACGTTCGCCCAGCTATTTCCTGTTCACACGCGGAGTATTCCTGCTGGTGCTTGAGGTGGTCCTAATTAACCAGTCGTGGTTCTGGGGCTTCCCGCCGGAGACGATCTACCTCCAGGTCATCTGGGCCATCGGGATCAGCATGATCGCCCTGTCGCTGTTGGTCCGCCTGCCGCATTGGGGGATCGCGACCCTAGGCCTCGTCATCGTCTTCGGCCACAACGCGCTCGACCCGATCACCGTCGCCCCGGGGGACCTCGGCTATTCGCTGTGGACCATTCTGCACGACCGGGGCTCTCTGCTTTCGAGTGACCTGATCTCCATCTGGGCTTCCTACCCGGTGCTGCCGTGGATCGGGGTGATCCTGTGCGGCTACGCGCTCGGGCCCCTCTACGGCTCGACGGTCACGTCTGCCGACCGCAAGAAGCGCCTCGTACAGATCGGCGGCGCCTGTCTGGCCATCCTGGCGCTGCTCCGTGGCCTCAACGTCTACGCGGAGCCCCAGCCGTGGACTGCTGGCGCCACGCCCCTCGACACGCTGATGTCGATGCTCAACTACACCAAGTACCCGCCCTCGCTCGCCTTTCTCCTGCTGGCGCTCGGCGTCGCCCTCCTGCTGATGGCGTGGCTCGACACGACGGACAACCCCGCGACGCGGATCCTCCAGACGTTCGGCCAGGCACCGATGTTTATCTACGCGTTGCACCTCTACGTGCTGCTGATCTGCTACAAGATCGTTCTCGTGACCATCGGCCCAAACGCGGGTGACCTATATCACATCGACTACGTTTGGCAGATCTGGTTGCTGAGCGCGCTTCTCGCATTTGCGCTGTATTTCCCGACTCGTGCGTTCGGTCGGTACAAGCGCAGGACCGACAAGACTTGGGTCCGTTACTTCTGA